The Haliotis asinina isolate JCU_RB_2024 chromosome 16, JCU_Hal_asi_v2, whole genome shotgun sequence DNA segment TAACCTGACCTGAAGTGAATGAAGAGTACTGATGTTGTCTGGTTGATCTTGGAACATTTGAGACCATTGAGAGTGGATATGGTGCCAATAAACAAAGGTGGTTGCTAGCCCAGTGGCTGAAGTGTTCGCTTGCCACACCTAGTTGCACGGGTTCAGTTAcctacataggtacaatatgtggagcCCGTTTTTTtgtgtccctcactgtgatattgctggaatactgctaaaagcggtgtaaaacccaacttgcTCACTTGCTAACAAAGACACTGGATCTAGGATTTGAGTTGAGACAAAGTGATACTACTCCACAAAATTAATTTCAGCACCTTAGATTCCTGATCCTTTCACATTCTTTCTCTCGCAGAGAACTGAATGTCTGATCCAAGGCTGAATAAAGGCAACAGATTTGGGAAACAAACCCAGCAGATACAGTTACCTAGGTTACAAAACAATCTTCAGTAAATCTCCGCACACTGATGTTTTACCAGTAATTCCCCCATGGATGTACACATGTTCTCCATCAGTAAAACAAATGTGTCCAGCTCTTTTAACTTGACAGTCTCCAAGTTTGTAAAAGGTTATTTCTGGTTTCAACATTACAAAGAACATTTCACCAACAGGATCTCTATTCCGGCCATCAAATGTTTCTCCACCATGAACAAAGATAAGGTCTGGTCCAAACATTGAAACATGATGTCTCCGACCACATGGTAATTTCAACATGGGTTTTAACTCTTTGCCGAGGGTTTTAAGAATTTTTAGAGATGATGCTGGACCTATGGACCCATCGGAAAATCCATTTTGAAACTCAAGCAGTTTATCGTCTCTACCACCAATGACATACAGTTTGGATCCAATTATGTGAGTGCTGTGACCGGATCGTGACGTAGTTGACCGGCTGTATTCAGAAAATGTAAATCCCTTTTCAATACTGCCTTGTAGTAAATAAGCATTTCCAGTTCGTCTTTGAGTGCGTCTGCTTCCTTCCCTGCCCAGAATCATGATGCTGCCATCACCCATTAGATTAGCAGTATGGGAACTGAGACCTGCGTCACTTGGGAAGCCAGTTTGTTCAGGGAACAGCCATGAATTAGCTGCAGTATCATAAGCATGTAACATTCCTGTTCGGGATTTGCCATTCCAGCCTCCAATGAGAAGAATATATCGATCATTTAATGCAATGCAAGCATGGTGACTGAGCGTAGGACTACCAGAAGCATTCACTTCTTCCCATATTTGCTGAGATAGGTCAAGTCGATGTAGTTTGCCTGATGGGTTGGTGCTTCCTTGGCTTGTTATGCCACCATGCAGATATAAGCAGTTTTTGATGATGCAGCCTGTGTGAAATGCCAGTTCAGGACCTAGAGGTACGACAGGCTCCCAGTTTACATGTATCTCCCCCTTTGCTGCTGCCATCGTTGAATCTTGCTAGCATAGGTGAAGTCTATCTGAAACAATGGTTGATCTCAGATAAAGTTGTTTCTTAAGTTGACCTATATATTAATCTTTGAcgataaaacatgaaaattattgtacttgatcatgcaggcgtCAGTTGAAAATTTACCTTTAACATCAAACCGACCTATACAAAGCAAATGTCATCAAACTCAGATATCATTGTAATCAATCCTGTGGCAGTCTGTTTAatcctgtctggaccagacaatacagtgatcgaCGTCAATGATCATTGATGTACACAGTTcagcaaccaagtcagcaagcctaaccatccgatcccgttagtcgcctgacGATTAGACCAATAACCTGGAACTTCACGGGTAGTAAACTT contains these protein-coding regions:
- the LOC137268506 gene encoding kelch domain-containing protein 9-like — its product is MAAAKGEIHVNWEPVVPLGPELAFHTGCIIKNCLYLHGGITSQGSTNPSGKLHRLDLSQQIWEEVNASGSPTLSHHACIALNDRYILLIGGWNGKSRTGMLHAYDTAANSWLFPEQTGFPSDAGLSSHTANLMGDGSIMILGREGSRRTQRRTGNAYLLQGSIEKGFTFSEYSRSTTSRSGHSTHIIGSKLYVIGGRDDKLLEFQNGFSDGSIGPASSLKILKTLGKELKPMLKLPCGRRHHVSMFGPDLIFVHGGETFDGRNRDPVGEMFFVMLKPEITFYKLGDCQVKRAGHICFTDGEHVYIHGGITGKTSVCGDLLKIVL